The Azospirillum brasilense genome window below encodes:
- a CDS encoding SDR family NAD(P)-dependent oxidoreductase, whose amino-acid sequence MTIVVTGAAGFIGSHVAAALLDRGETVLGIDNLNDYYSVALKEARLARLASRPGFRFVKADVSDRAAIEALDPDFADATGVVHLAAQAGVRYSLENPYAYVDANVTGQVALLEAARRMPKLKHFVYASTSSVYGANKKMPFSVEDRVDSPMSIYAATKKAAEMMTYAYCHLYKFPATGLRFFTVYGPWGRPDMAAYLFADAIMAGRPIRVFNEGRMKRDFTFVEDIAAGVLAALDHPATPDVNGAPHAVYNLGNNRTEDLMRFIGIIEESLGREALKVMEPLQMGDVPETTADIEASRRDLGYEPKTPIDVGLPRFIAWYKDYHGIA is encoded by the coding sequence ATGACGATCGTGGTCACCGGCGCGGCCGGTTTCATCGGCTCGCACGTCGCGGCGGCCTTGCTGGATCGCGGCGAGACGGTGTTGGGGATCGACAACCTCAACGACTACTATTCCGTGGCGTTGAAGGAGGCCCGTCTGGCCCGCCTCGCCAGCCGTCCCGGCTTCCGCTTCGTCAAGGCCGACGTGTCCGACCGCGCCGCCATCGAGGCGCTGGACCCCGATTTTGCCGACGCCACCGGCGTTGTCCATCTGGCCGCCCAGGCCGGCGTGCGCTATTCGCTGGAGAACCCCTACGCTTACGTCGACGCCAACGTCACCGGGCAGGTGGCGCTGCTGGAGGCGGCACGGCGCATGCCGAAGCTGAAGCATTTCGTCTACGCCTCGACCTCCTCGGTCTACGGCGCCAACAAGAAGATGCCCTTCTCGGTGGAGGACCGCGTCGATTCCCCCATGTCCATCTACGCTGCGACCAAGAAGGCGGCGGAGATGATGACCTACGCCTACTGCCACCTCTACAAGTTTCCGGCGACCGGCCTGCGCTTCTTCACCGTCTACGGTCCCTGGGGGCGTCCGGATATGGCCGCCTACCTGTTCGCCGACGCGATCATGGCGGGCCGCCCGATCCGCGTCTTCAACGAGGGCCGGATGAAGCGCGACTTCACCTTTGTCGAGGACATCGCGGCGGGCGTCCTGGCGGCGCTGGACCATCCGGCGACGCCCGACGTCAACGGTGCGCCTCACGCCGTCTACAACCTCGGCAACAACCGGACCGAGGACCTGATGCGCTTCATCGGCATCATCGAGGAATCGTTGGGCCGCGAGGCGCTGAAGGTCATGGAGCCGTTGCAGATGGGCGACGTGCCGGAAACCACCGCCGACATCGAGGCGAGCCGCCGCGACCTGGGCTACGAGCCGAAGACGCCGATCGACGTCGGCCTGCCCCGCTTCATCGCGTGGTACAAGGACTATCACGGCATTGCCTGA
- a CDS encoding glycosyltransferase family 4 protein — MNASPAKASHKLIYLVTEDWYFWSHRLPMARAAREAGFEVAVATRVAQHGPRIEAEGFRVLPLSWQRRSINPAGALSAVAEIAALYRREAPDLVHHVAMKPVLLGGLAAGLAGVPAVANALTGLGSAFLGTGGLKSRIAGAVARPLLRTVLKRPNSLTILQNEDDRKTLVAAGLLPDERAWIIRGSGVDTAHYQVLPEPPEPPVTVGCVARLLADKGVGPLVEAQQMLRARGLDVRLLLAGTPDPENPTSVTQTDLDRWAALPGVELPGHSADVRQVWARCHVAVLASRREGLPKSLLEAAACGRAIVATDVPGCREVAHAGENALLVPPDNAAALADALEVLVRDAALRRRFGAASRRLVESDMASDRVGAKTVELYRRLLGSAQPGAAPVAEAS; from the coding sequence GTGAACGCCAGCCCTGCAAAGGCCAGCCACAAGCTGATCTATCTGGTGACGGAGGACTGGTATTTCTGGTCCCACCGTCTGCCCATGGCCCGCGCCGCCCGCGAGGCCGGGTTCGAGGTCGCCGTCGCCACCCGCGTCGCCCAGCACGGCCCCCGCATCGAGGCGGAGGGGTTTCGCGTGCTGCCCCTGTCCTGGCAGCGCCGCAGCATCAACCCGGCGGGCGCCCTGTCCGCGGTGGCGGAGATCGCCGCGCTGTACCGGCGGGAAGCGCCCGATCTGGTCCACCACGTCGCCATGAAGCCGGTTCTGCTGGGCGGGCTGGCCGCCGGGCTGGCCGGGGTACCGGCGGTGGCGAATGCTCTGACCGGGCTGGGCTCTGCCTTCCTCGGCACCGGCGGGCTGAAATCCCGCATCGCCGGGGCGGTGGCGCGCCCGCTGCTGCGCACCGTGCTGAAGCGCCCGAACAGCCTGACCATCCTCCAGAACGAGGACGACCGGAAAACACTGGTGGCCGCCGGGCTGCTGCCCGACGAGCGGGCCTGGATCATCCGCGGTTCCGGCGTGGACACCGCCCATTATCAGGTTCTGCCCGAGCCGCCGGAACCGCCGGTGACGGTGGGCTGCGTCGCCCGCCTGCTGGCCGACAAGGGCGTCGGCCCGCTGGTCGAGGCGCAGCAGATGCTGCGGGCCAGGGGGCTGGACGTCCGGCTGCTGCTGGCCGGCACGCCCGATCCGGAAAACCCGACCTCGGTGACGCAGACCGATCTGGACCGCTGGGCCGCCCTGCCCGGTGTCGAGCTGCCCGGCCACAGCGCCGACGTGCGGCAGGTCTGGGCGCGCTGCCACGTCGCCGTTCTGGCCTCCCGCCGCGAGGGGCTGCCGAAGAGCCTGCTGGAGGCCGCCGCCTGCGGCCGCGCCATCGTCGCCACCGACGTGCCGGGCTGCCGCGAGGTGGCGCACGCCGGCGAAAACGCCCTCCTGGTCCCGCCCGACAACGCTGCGGCCCTGGCCGACGCGCTGGAGGTGCTGGTGCGCGACGCCGCCCTGCGCCGACGCTTCGGCGCCGCCAGCCGGCGTCTGGTCGAATCCGACATGGCGTCCGACCGGGTGGGTGCGAAGACGGTCGAGCTGTACCGCCGGCTGCTGGGGTCCGCCCAGCCCGGCGCGGCCCCGGTTGCGGAGGCATCATGA
- a CDS encoding MraY family glycosyltransferase: MSGPLALFLSLAGSFALSWLLTGRVLAYLRHRAILDHPNDRSSHSIPTPRGGGWGVMLTLLPVWTLIAVTADDPLRALPILAGTVALMAVSWMDDRRGLGPKPRFLAQIAAVAAGISALPGEGLVFQGLLPFWADRLVAAVGWLWFVNLFNFMDGIDGLAGGEAASIGAGLALVASLGALDPSLPLYGLSAAGAALGFLVWNWHPAKLFMGDVGSVPLGFTLGWLLLAMAAAGLWVAALLIPAYFLADATVTLLRRLAEGKKVWQAHREHFYQKATQRGRNHAQVVRLVLALNAALLLLAVASLALGWTVLPAGAAAVVLLLALLARPVRAAA; this comes from the coding sequence ATGAGCGGCCCTCTGGCCCTGTTCCTTTCTTTGGCCGGCAGCTTCGCGCTGTCCTGGCTGCTGACCGGGCGAGTGCTCGCCTATCTGCGGCACAGGGCGATCCTCGATCACCCGAACGACCGCTCCAGCCACTCCATCCCGACGCCGCGCGGTGGCGGCTGGGGAGTCATGCTGACCCTGCTGCCCGTCTGGACGCTGATCGCCGTGACGGCGGACGATCCGCTGCGGGCGCTGCCCATCCTGGCCGGGACAGTGGCGCTGATGGCGGTGTCCTGGATGGACGACCGGCGCGGGCTGGGGCCGAAGCCGCGCTTCCTCGCCCAGATCGCCGCGGTGGCCGCCGGAATCAGCGCATTGCCCGGCGAGGGGCTGGTCTTCCAAGGGCTGCTGCCCTTCTGGGCGGACCGGCTGGTGGCTGCGGTCGGCTGGCTGTGGTTCGTGAACCTGTTCAATTTCATGGACGGCATCGACGGGCTGGCCGGCGGCGAGGCCGCATCCATCGGTGCCGGGCTGGCTCTGGTCGCCTCCCTCGGAGCGCTCGACCCTTCGCTGCCGCTCTATGGGCTGTCTGCGGCGGGGGCCGCATTGGGTTTCCTGGTGTGGAACTGGCACCCCGCCAAGCTCTTCATGGGCGATGTCGGCAGCGTGCCGCTGGGCTTCACGCTGGGCTGGCTGCTGCTCGCCATGGCGGCGGCAGGGCTGTGGGTGGCAGCGCTTCTCATCCCCGCCTATTTCCTGGCCGACGCCACCGTCACCCTGCTGCGCCGTCTGGCCGAAGGCAAGAAGGTCTGGCAGGCCCACCGCGAACATTTCTATCAGAAGGCCACCCAGCGCGGGCGCAACCACGCCCAGGTGGTTCGTCTGGTCCTGGCGCTGAACGCCGCGCTGCTTCTGCTGGCCGTGGCGTCTCTGGCGCTCGGCTGGACGGTGCTGCCGGCGGGAGCCGCGGCGGTCGTGCTGCTGCTGGCCCTGCTGGCGCGGCCTGTGCGGGCGGCGGCGTGA
- a CDS encoding NAD-dependent epimerase/dehydratase family protein — protein MRVLVTGATGFVARTVVPLLVERGHSVRAVVRRPDAQVPQAVDTVTIGDIGPATAWGNALQGMDAVVHLAARVHVMRDRESDPLAAFRRVNTAGTRVLAEAAAAAGVKRMVYLSSVKALADESRPDELSEETEPDPHSPYGISKLEAERALAEISARTGLEAVVIRPPLVYGPGVGGNFLRLMQAVDRGIPLPLGALENRRSLIFVGNLADAIQECLTHPQAAGGRFLVHDGRPMSTAELVRAIAEALGKPARLLPVPPSLLTLAARLARREAMLDRVAGSLVIDDGAIRRALNWRPPCYPAYGLRLTAEWFKAVRG, from the coding sequence ATGCGCGTCCTGGTCACCGGGGCCACCGGTTTCGTCGCGCGGACGGTCGTCCCCCTGCTGGTGGAGCGCGGCCACAGCGTGCGCGCCGTGGTCCGCCGTCCCGACGCGCAGGTTCCGCAAGCCGTGGACACCGTCACCATCGGCGACATCGGCCCTGCCACCGCCTGGGGCAACGCGCTCCAGGGCATGGACGCGGTGGTCCATCTGGCCGCCCGCGTCCATGTCATGCGGGACCGCGAATCCGATCCGCTGGCGGCCTTCCGCCGCGTCAACACCGCCGGCACCCGCGTGCTGGCCGAAGCCGCAGCGGCGGCCGGCGTCAAGCGGATGGTCTATCTCAGCAGCGTGAAGGCGCTGGCCGACGAGAGCCGCCCCGACGAGCTGAGCGAGGAGACCGAGCCCGATCCGCATTCCCCCTACGGCATCTCCAAGCTGGAGGCCGAACGGGCGCTGGCGGAGATCTCGGCCCGCACCGGGCTGGAGGCCGTGGTGATCCGCCCGCCGCTGGTCTACGGCCCCGGCGTGGGCGGCAACTTCCTGCGGCTGATGCAGGCGGTGGACCGCGGCATCCCCTTGCCCCTGGGCGCCCTGGAGAACCGACGCAGCCTGATCTTCGTGGGCAACCTCGCCGACGCCATCCAGGAGTGCCTGACCCACCCGCAGGCGGCGGGCGGTCGGTTCCTGGTCCATGACGGGCGTCCGATGTCCACGGCGGAGCTGGTGCGGGCCATCGCGGAGGCGCTGGGCAAGCCCGCGCGCCTTCTGCCCGTGCCGCCGTCGCTCCTGACCCTCGCCGCGCGGCTGGCCCGGCGGGAGGCCATGCTGGACCGCGTCGCCGGCTCGCTGGTGATCGACGACGGGGCCATCCGCCGCGCGCTGAACTGGCGCCCGCCCTGCTACCCCGCGTACGGCTTGCGCCTGACCGCCGAATGGTTCAAAGCTGTGCGCGGCTGA
- a CDS encoding polysaccharide biosynthesis protein gives MRIPSPRASLVYLHDLTMTAAALIVALYLRVGEQAFQEYRDPLLTGLPILVLIAAVVFRFSGLYRGIWRYASVPDLAQLLRAVTTVVLCFLAVMFLLTRLEALPRSLPVILWFVQLVLLGGPRFAYRLLKDRRLGLHDRQAGGVPRIPVLLLGVSDAAELFIRSLDQNAGAAYRVVGLLDDKNRRIGHAIRGVPVLGGPDDLSRVVEDLAQRGDRPQRLIVAKGQADVPGTVLRDLLEQAESLGLSMARLPSLTEFKSALGEGKIEVRPIALEDLLGRPQAVLDRGAIASLVTGRRVVVTGAGGTIGSELVRQIAALKPETLTLVDAGEFNLYSIEMEVRERFPALALQAVIADVRDRDRIFRLFQAQRPHMVFHAAALKHVPLVEANPAEGALTNVIGTRNVADAARANGCQAMVLVSTDKAIRPTSVMGATKRFAECYCQALDMLPPRDGGETATRYMTVRFGNVLGSSGSVVPLFTRQLAKGGPLTVTHPDMRRYFMTVREAVELVLQASAHGVARLEDRGKVLVLDMGEPVKIVDLARQMIRLAGYRPGHDIRIEFTGLRPGEKLFEEILTSTEAPSRTEADGVFLASPRVIDYALINRALGELETAARAGDAERVMTILSNIVPDFRAEAVLPPPSAFGNAAATGEADR, from the coding sequence ATGCGTATCCCGTCTCCGCGGGCGTCCCTCGTCTACCTGCACGATCTGACGATGACGGCCGCTGCCCTGATCGTGGCTCTGTATCTGCGCGTGGGCGAGCAGGCGTTCCAGGAATACAGAGACCCGCTGCTGACCGGCCTGCCCATCCTGGTGCTGATCGCGGCGGTGGTGTTCCGCTTCTCCGGGCTGTATCGCGGCATCTGGCGCTACGCCTCCGTTCCCGATCTGGCGCAGCTTCTGCGTGCGGTCACGACGGTGGTGCTGTGCTTCCTGGCGGTCATGTTCCTGCTGACCCGGCTTGAGGCCCTGCCGCGCTCCCTGCCGGTCATCCTGTGGTTCGTGCAACTCGTTCTGCTGGGCGGGCCGCGTTTCGCCTACCGCCTTTTGAAAGACCGGCGTCTCGGCCTCCATGATCGGCAAGCGGGGGGGGTGCCGCGCATCCCGGTGCTCCTGCTCGGCGTCAGCGACGCGGCGGAGCTGTTCATCCGCTCGCTGGACCAGAACGCCGGCGCCGCCTACCGGGTGGTCGGCCTGCTCGATGACAAGAACCGGCGCATCGGCCACGCCATCCGCGGCGTGCCGGTGCTGGGCGGCCCCGACGACCTCTCCCGCGTGGTCGAGGATCTGGCGCAGCGCGGCGACCGCCCGCAGCGCCTGATCGTCGCCAAGGGTCAGGCCGACGTGCCCGGCACCGTGCTGCGCGATCTGCTGGAGCAGGCGGAATCGCTCGGCCTGTCCATGGCCCGCCTGCCCAGCCTGACCGAGTTCAAGTCGGCGCTGGGGGAAGGCAAGATCGAGGTGCGCCCGATCGCGCTGGAGGATCTGCTGGGCCGCCCCCAGGCGGTTCTCGACCGCGGCGCCATCGCCAGCCTCGTCACCGGGCGGCGCGTCGTCGTCACCGGAGCGGGCGGCACCATCGGCAGCGAACTGGTCCGCCAGATCGCCGCTCTCAAGCCGGAAACGCTGACCCTGGTCGACGCCGGGGAGTTCAACCTCTACAGCATCGAGATGGAGGTGCGGGAGCGCTTCCCCGCCCTGGCGCTCCAGGCGGTGATCGCCGACGTGCGCGACCGCGACCGCATCTTCCGCCTGTTCCAGGCGCAGCGCCCGCACATGGTCTTCCACGCCGCGGCGCTGAAGCATGTGCCGCTGGTGGAGGCCAACCCGGCGGAAGGCGCTCTGACCAACGTCATCGGCACCCGCAACGTCGCCGACGCAGCGAGGGCCAACGGCTGTCAGGCGATGGTCCTGGTGTCCACCGACAAGGCGATCCGCCCGACCAGCGTGATGGGCGCCACCAAGCGCTTCGCCGAATGCTATTGTCAGGCGCTCGATATGCTGCCGCCGCGCGATGGCGGCGAGACGGCGACCCGCTACATGACGGTCCGCTTCGGCAACGTGCTGGGTTCCAGCGGGTCGGTGGTGCCGCTGTTCACCCGCCAGCTCGCCAAGGGCGGCCCGCTGACCGTCACCCATCCCGACATGCGCCGCTATTTCATGACGGTGCGGGAGGCGGTGGAACTGGTGCTCCAGGCCTCGGCCCACGGCGTGGCCCGCCTGGAGGATCGCGGCAAGGTGCTGGTTCTCGACATGGGCGAGCCGGTGAAGATCGTCGACCTCGCGCGGCAGATGATCCGGCTGGCCGGTTACCGGCCCGGCCACGACATCAGGATCGAGTTCACCGGCCTGCGCCCCGGCGAGAAGCTGTTTGAGGAGATACTGACCTCGACCGAGGCCCCGTCGCGCACGGAGGCCGACGGCGTGTTCCTCGCCTCGCCCCGCGTGATCGATTACGCCCTCATCAACCGCGCGCTGGGCGAGCTGGAAACGGCGGCACGGGCGGGGGATGCGGAGCGGGTGATGACCATCCTGTCCAACATCGTCCCCGACTTCCGTGCGGAGGCCGTCCTGCCGCCGCCGAGCGCCTTCGGCAACGCTGCGGCAACCGGCGAGGCGGATCGCTAA
- the pal gene encoding peptidoglycan-associated lipoprotein Pal yields the protein MRIKYLSLIAAVALVAACETAPKDAGNANASGAATSSQIRPGSQEDLVVNVGDRVFFGLDRYDLAPEARATLDRQASWLKQYPNVTVTVEGHADERGTREYNLALGERRANSVKNYLVAGGINASRVKVISYGKEKPAVLGSNEASWAQNRRGVTVVD from the coding sequence ATGCGTATCAAGTATCTGAGCCTGATCGCCGCCGTCGCTCTGGTTGCCGCTTGCGAAACCGCTCCGAAGGATGCCGGCAACGCCAACGCTTCTGGCGCCGCCACGTCCAGCCAGATCCGTCCGGGCTCGCAGGAAGACCTGGTCGTCAACGTCGGCGACCGCGTGTTCTTCGGTCTCGACCGCTACGACCTGGCTCCGGAGGCTCGCGCCACCCTGGACCGTCAGGCTTCCTGGCTGAAGCAGTACCCGAACGTCACCGTGACCGTCGAAGGCCACGCCGACGAGCGCGGCACCCGCGAGTACAACCTCGCCCTGGGCGAGCGTCGCGCCAACTCGGTGAAGAATTACCTCGTCGCCGGCGGCATCAACGCCTCGCGCGTCAAGGTCATCTCCTACGGCAAGGAGAAGCCGGCGGTCCTCGGCTCGAACGAGGCCTCCTGGGCGCAGAACCGCCGTGGCGTGACCGTCGTCGACTAA
- the tolB gene encoding Tol-Pal system beta propeller repeat protein TolB, whose protein sequence is MTKKTRLLLKAAGCAGALLLALGVAAPAPARAEVRIDITKGVVEPLPIAITSFAGAGGREAQVGSDISKVVAADLERSGLFRPLDPKGFLQTPDQLRSGEPRYQDWRAVGAQALVAGNTTAMGDGRMKVDFRLWDVAAGQYMQGLSYTATADSWRRIAHIVADAIYKRLTGEEGYFDTRIVYVAESGPANARKKQLAIMDQDGENHQFLTDGKNLVLTPRFSPATQEITYMSYFNKKPRVYLFNIDSGRQEVLGDFVGMTFAPRFSPDGNKVVMSMAQNGNTDIYALDLRTRRQTQLTDSPGIDTGPSYSPDGQRIVFESDRGGSQQLYIMGADGSGQKRLTFGEGRYGTPVWSPRGDLIAFTRQRGSNFALGVIRPDGTGERILTESFHVEGPTWAPNGRVLSFFRDVPAGDGRGRSAKLYTIDVTGANERRVITPLDGSDPAWSPLIP, encoded by the coding sequence ATGACGAAGAAGACGAGGCTCCTGCTGAAGGCCGCCGGTTGCGCCGGCGCTCTGCTGCTCGCCCTCGGCGTCGCGGCGCCCGCCCCGGCCCGCGCCGAGGTGCGAATCGACATCACCAAGGGCGTGGTCGAGCCGCTGCCGATCGCCATCACCAGCTTCGCCGGTGCCGGCGGGCGCGAGGCGCAGGTCGGCTCGGACATCTCAAAGGTGGTCGCCGCCGATCTGGAGCGGTCGGGCCTGTTCAGGCCGCTCGACCCCAAGGGCTTCCTGCAGACCCCGGACCAGCTCCGCTCCGGCGAGCCGCGCTACCAGGACTGGCGCGCCGTCGGCGCCCAGGCGCTGGTCGCCGGCAACACCACCGCCATGGGCGACGGCCGCATGAAGGTCGACTTCCGCCTGTGGGACGTCGCCGCCGGCCAGTACATGCAGGGGCTGAGCTACACCGCGACCGCCGACAGCTGGCGCCGCATCGCCCACATCGTCGCCGACGCCATTTACAAGCGGCTGACCGGCGAAGAGGGCTATTTCGACACGCGCATCGTCTACGTGGCCGAATCCGGCCCGGCCAACGCGCGCAAGAAGCAGCTCGCCATCATGGACCAGGACGGTGAGAACCATCAGTTCCTGACCGATGGCAAGAACCTCGTCCTGACGCCGCGCTTCTCGCCGGCGACCCAGGAAATCACCTACATGTCGTACTTCAACAAGAAGCCGCGCGTGTACCTGTTCAACATCGACAGCGGCCGCCAGGAAGTCCTCGGCGACTTCGTCGGCATGACCTTCGCCCCGCGCTTCTCGCCGGACGGCAACAAGGTCGTCATGAGCATGGCGCAGAACGGCAACACCGACATCTACGCCCTGGACCTGCGCACCCGCCGCCAGACCCAGCTCACCGATTCGCCGGGCATCGACACCGGCCCCAGTTACTCGCCGGACGGCCAGCGCATCGTCTTCGAGTCGGACCGCGGCGGCAGCCAGCAGCTCTACATCATGGGCGCGGACGGTTCGGGGCAGAAGCGGCTGACCTTCGGCGAGGGCCGCTACGGCACCCCGGTGTGGTCGCCGCGCGGTGATCTGATCGCCTTCACCCGCCAGCGCGGCAGCAACTTCGCCCTGGGTGTCATCCGTCCGGACGGCACCGGCGAGCGCATCCTGACCGAGTCGTTCCATGTGGAAGGCCCGACCTGGGCGCCGAACGGCCGCGTGCTGAGCTTCTTCCGCGATGTTCCGGCCGGCGACGGCCGCGGGCGAAGCGCGAAGCTCTACACGATCGACGTGACGGGGGCAAACGAACGCCGTGTGATCACTCCGCTCGACGGCTCCGATCCCGCATGGTCGCCCTTGATTCCCTAG
- a CDS encoding TonB C-terminal domain-containing protein — MRKPLIASATLHVALVALFVLGMPPSDRKLDIPESIPIEIVDMGEVTQAARVDKGEPKPPVPNAAPKPPVPEAKPSPPAPAPPEPASEPPPPPPPRPEPKVPEPPKVAQVTPPPAREPPPPPKPAPPPPPPDPAPAPVVKPPEPKPEPKPQPPKPEPPKPEPPKPEPPKPEPPKPEPKKPEPPKPEPAKPEPPKPEPKKPEPAKPEPPKAEPKKPEKPPEKTDALADLLKNVQKNAPAKPAASESKADAKPTQHAAASPAPSGAAKAVNGPDKPFKPSGRAIDGIRGAVGKNWNFDPGRKDAGNMQVELRVELSRDGTVLNVTADPKYEARYRSDAAFRASVDAAIRAIRKTSPLPIGEFSGDFTPARYEEWRYFVFNFDPRDMF; from the coding sequence ATGCGCAAACCCCTGATCGCCTCGGCAACGCTGCACGTCGCGCTGGTCGCGCTGTTCGTGCTCGGCATGCCGCCCAGCGATCGCAAGCTGGACATCCCCGAGTCCATCCCGATCGAGATCGTGGACATGGGCGAGGTGACGCAGGCCGCGCGCGTCGACAAGGGCGAGCCGAAGCCGCCTGTCCCGAATGCGGCCCCCAAGCCGCCGGTCCCCGAGGCCAAGCCGAGTCCGCCGGCCCCCGCGCCGCCGGAACCGGCCAGCGAGCCGCCGCCCCCGCCGCCGCCCCGGCCCGAGCCGAAGGTTCCGGAGCCGCCCAAGGTCGCCCAGGTGACGCCGCCCCCGGCGCGCGAACCGCCGCCGCCGCCCAAGCCGGCGCCGCCCCCGCCGCCGCCCGATCCGGCGCCGGCGCCGGTGGTCAAGCCGCCCGAGCCCAAGCCGGAACCGAAGCCGCAGCCTCCGAAGCCGGAGCCGCCCAAACCGGAACCGCCGAAGCCTGAGCCTCCCAAGCCCGAGCCCCCAAAGCCGGAGCCGAAGAAGCCCGAGCCGCCGAAGCCGGAGCCGGCCAAACCGGAACCGCCCAAGCCCGAGCCCAAGAAGCCCGAGCCGGCCAAGCCCGAGCCTCCGAAGGCCGAGCCGAAGAAGCCGGAGAAGCCGCCGGAGAAGACCGACGCGCTGGCCGACCTTCTGAAGAACGTTCAGAAGAACGCCCCGGCCAAGCCGGCGGCGTCGGAGAGCAAGGCCGACGCCAAGCCGACCCAGCACGCGGCCGCGTCGCCGGCGCCCTCGGGGGCTGCCAAGGCGGTGAACGGTCCGGACAAGCCGTTCAAGCCGTCCGGGCGCGCCATCGACGGCATCCGCGGCGCGGTCGGCAAGAACTGGAACTTCGATCCGGGCCGCAAGGACGCCGGAAACATGCAGGTCGAGCTTCGCGTGGAACTGAGCCGCGACGGAACGGTGCTGAACGTCACCGCCGATCCGAAATACGAGGCCCGCTACCGCTCCGATGCCGCCTTCCGGGCATCGGTCGATGCGGCGATCCGCGCGATCCGCAAAACCAGCCCCCTGCCCATCGGCGAGTTCTCCGGCGACTTCACGCCCGCCCGGTATGAAGAGTGGCGTTACTTCGTGTTCAATTTCGACCCGAGGGACATGTTCTGA
- the tolR gene encoding protein TolR, protein MGAQLAGKGGHGRGRRRGYRAMADINMTPFIDVMLVLLIVFMVAAPLLTVGVPVDLPKTNAAPLEAQKDPLFVTVQSDGRVYVQETAVETANMVPLLIAVTNNNPDARILVRGDAKIAYGKMLEVMGTMSAAGFKKVGLVAEMPSGPGATGPRVGGSAQR, encoded by the coding sequence ATGGGAGCCCAGCTCGCAGGAAAGGGCGGCCACGGTCGGGGCCGCCGCCGCGGATACCGCGCGATGGCCGACATCAACATGACGCCCTTCATCGACGTCATGCTGGTGCTGCTGATCGTCTTCATGGTCGCGGCACCGCTGCTGACCGTCGGCGTGCCGGTGGATCTGCCGAAGACCAACGCCGCCCCGCTGGAGGCGCAGAAGGACCCGCTGTTCGTGACCGTGCAGTCCGACGGCCGGGTCTATGTGCAGGAGACGGCGGTGGAGACGGCCAACATGGTGCCGCTGCTGATCGCCGTCACCAACAACAACCCAGACGCCCGCATCCTGGTGCGCGGCGACGCGAAGATCGCCTATGGCAAGATGCTGGAGGTGATGGGCACCATGAGCGCCGCCGGCTTCAAGAAGGTCGGGCTGGTCGCCGAGATGCCCAGCGGGCCGGGCGCCACCGGGCCGCGCGTCGGCGGCTCGGCGCAGCGCTGA
- the tolQ gene encoding protein TolQ, translating to MDLNSAQVVGAAAKAHDITMWGLFWQADMIVKVVMLMLLVASVWCWAIIIEKLMRIRRLNAQADAFEESFWSGGSLDALYDRIGQNPSDPMSATFAAGMREWRHAADRGIGSMKGSLQQRVERVMSVTIGREMLRAERYMTFLASVGSTAPFIGLFGTVWGIMNSFTSIAASGNTSLAVVAPGIAEALFATALGLVAAIPAVISYNKFTTDLGRYADRLETFSGEFSAILSRHLEERGAA from the coding sequence ATGGATCTGAATTCCGCCCAGGTGGTCGGGGCCGCAGCGAAGGCTCACGACATCACGATGTGGGGCCTGTTCTGGCAGGCCGACATGATCGTCAAGGTCGTGATGCTGATGCTGCTGGTTGCCTCGGTGTGGTGCTGGGCCATCATCATCGAGAAGCTGATGCGCATCCGCCGCCTGAACGCGCAGGCGGACGCCTTCGAGGAGAGCTTCTGGTCGGGCGGTTCGCTGGACGCGCTGTACGACCGCATCGGCCAGAACCCGAGCGATCCGATGTCGGCGACCTTCGCCGCCGGCATGCGCGAATGGCGCCACGCCGCCGACCGCGGCATCGGCTCCATGAAGGGGTCGCTGCAGCAGCGGGTCGAACGCGTCATGTCGGTGACCATCGGGCGCGAGATGCTGCGCGCCGAGCGCTACATGACCTTCCTGGCGTCGGTTGGTTCGACGGCCCCCTTCATCGGCCTGTTCGGCACGGTGTGGGGCATCATGAACTCCTTCACCTCCATCGCCGCGTCGGGCAACACCAGCCTCGCCGTCGTCGCGCCCGGCATCGCCGAGGCGCTGTTCGCCACGGCGCTGGGTCTCGTGGCCGCCATTCCCGCCGTGATCTCGTACAACAAGTTCACCACCGACCTCGGCCGCTACGCCGACCGGCTGGAGACCTTCTCGGGCGAGTTCTCGGCGATCCTGTCGCGCCACCTCGAGGAGCGGGGAGCCGCCTGA